The Thermovibrio guaymasensis genomic interval GATAGATAAAGTTAGAAATGGCGAGGCCTACCTGAGAGGGCAGGAGGCCCGCCATGCCCTTAAGGTTTTAAGGTTAAAGAAAGGTGATGAGATAATTGTCTTTGATGGAGAGGGTAAGGAGTATTTGGCAGTAATCTCTGCAGCCTCTCCTACCTCCGTTAAACTGAAAATCCTTGAGGAGACAAACGTAAACAGGGATAGCCCTTTAGACTCAACCCTCTACATGGGTATAACAAACAAAGTGCAGAAACTTGAGCTTGCGATTCAGAAAACGACTGAACTTGGAGTTAAGAGAATTGTTCCGGTAATTTGCCGCCGCTCCTCAACTGCTCAGCTTATAAAGAACTGGGAAGGGAAGTTGAGGAGGTGGAGGGAAATTGCCGTTAACGCTTCAAAGCAGTGTGGTAGAACAGTTATACCTGAGATATCAGAGCCGGTGAAGATTGAGGAGATTGAGGATAGTTCGGATCTCTCCTTTGTCCTATGGGAGAAAGGCGGAAAGTCCTTTAAAGACTACCAGAGTTACTCTGCTTCTTCGGTTTCTTTCCTTGTCGGTCCCGAAGGAGGGCTTGAGAAGGAAGAGATAGAGCTCTTAAAAGAAAGGGGGTTTAAACCTATTTATCTAGGTAAGAGAATTTTGAGGGCAGAGACTGCTGCAATTGCCGGAATGACCTTAATTCAGTACATATGGGGAGACCTTGGATAGTATGGAGGTTTTATTAGAAAGAGTTATAAACGGAAGAGTGTTAAAGGCGGTTCACGGGGATATTACCGAAGAAGGAACAGAGGCAATAGTTAACGCCGCTAACTCCCTCTTAAAACACGGTGGTGGTGTTGCTGGAGCAATTGTTAAGAAAGGGGGGAAGGTTATACAGGAAGAGAGCGATAGGATAGTTAGTGAGAGGGGTCCAGTTCCAGTTGGCGGCGCAGTCTATACGACGGCGGGGAACTTAAAGGCAAAGTACGTAATCCACGCAGTAGGTCCAATCTGGGGCGAAGGGGATGAGGAAAGGAAGTTAAGGAGTGCAGTTCGCTCTGCTCTGAAACTTGCCGACGAGCTCGGTCTAAACTCTATTGCCCTCCCTGCAATCAGCACCGGAATCTTCGGCTATCCGAAAAGGGAGGGAGTAAGAGTAATAGTTGATGAAGTTATCAGATACTTAGAGGAAAACCCTAGCACCTCACTGAAGAAAATCCACTTTACTGCAATAGATGGGGAAACTGCAGAGTTTTTTAAGGAAGAGATAAAGAGTCTAACCTAGT includes:
- a CDS encoding 16S rRNA (uracil(1498)-N(3))-methyltransferase, which translates into the protein MRRFKIDKVRNGEAYLRGQEARHALKVLRLKKGDEIIVFDGEGKEYLAVISAASPTSVKLKILEETNVNRDSPLDSTLYMGITNKVQKLELAIQKTTELGVKRIVPVICRRSSTAQLIKNWEGKLRRWREIAVNASKQCGRTVIPEISEPVKIEEIEDSSDLSFVLWEKGGKSFKDYQSYSASSVSFLVGPEGGLEKEEIELLKERGFKPIYLGKRILRAETAAIAGMTLIQYIWGDLG
- a CDS encoding macro domain-containing protein, which codes for MEVLLERVINGRVLKAVHGDITEEGTEAIVNAANSLLKHGGGVAGAIVKKGGKVIQEESDRIVSERGPVPVGGAVYTTAGNLKAKYVIHAVGPIWGEGDEERKLRSAVRSALKLADELGLNSIALPAISTGIFGYPKREGVRVIVDEVIRYLEENPSTSLKKIHFTAIDGETAEFFKEEIKSLT